A stretch of Microbacterium sp. LWH3-1.2 DNA encodes these proteins:
- a CDS encoding HNH endonuclease → MTSALSFLAEAIDVARGILPDGRDIASLTPAELLALNEQIGRGKRLAESVQALVASEIQRQSTPELGPDSLAKVQGFRNPTQFIAATMGTTTGDAARLVKVGEATTPRTLLSGDKAPARHPQVGQGLSDGRIGAQAASAIIAMLDRVAIRAGAEKVDQAEKLLVEQAAGLPLDALSKLILRAEAWLDPDGVEPREADLAAETALTVRQDRTGMIIVNGKFDPVSGAPVKAAIEGYVTARLRARRDAEAARDAEAARTTSAADAPATPLLGETPDAERRTIPQMQADALVSICEHALGCGEKDLPLNGVTVVVRMDLETLREGTGTAEIDGIDAPISASAARKLASSASIIPAVLGGDSEILDWGRERRLYSKSQKLALGERDGGCAGCALPPQFTKVHHIRWWSRDVGPTDLDNGVLLCESCHHRVHDNGWDIQVEGTGRRAKVRFIPPTYIDPARTPRLGGRARYDFAA, encoded by the coding sequence ATGACCAGCGCACTGTCGTTTCTCGCCGAGGCGATCGACGTCGCGCGGGGAATTCTGCCCGACGGGCGCGACATCGCGTCGCTCACACCGGCGGAGCTGCTCGCTCTCAACGAGCAGATCGGGCGCGGCAAGCGCCTCGCCGAGAGTGTGCAGGCGCTGGTGGCGTCCGAGATCCAGCGGCAGTCCACGCCCGAGCTCGGGCCCGACAGCCTCGCGAAGGTCCAGGGCTTCCGCAATCCCACGCAGTTCATCGCGGCGACGATGGGCACGACCACCGGCGATGCTGCGCGGCTCGTGAAGGTCGGCGAGGCCACGACCCCGCGCACGCTGCTGTCGGGCGACAAGGCACCTGCCCGGCACCCTCAGGTCGGCCAGGGTCTCAGCGACGGCCGCATCGGGGCGCAAGCCGCGTCGGCGATCATCGCGATGCTCGACCGCGTCGCGATCCGTGCCGGCGCAGAGAAGGTCGACCAGGCTGAGAAGCTCCTCGTCGAGCAGGCCGCCGGACTCCCCCTCGATGCGCTCTCGAAGCTCATCCTCCGCGCGGAGGCATGGCTCGATCCCGATGGCGTCGAGCCACGCGAAGCAGACCTGGCCGCCGAGACGGCGCTGACCGTGCGCCAGGATCGCACGGGCATGATCATCGTCAACGGCAAGTTCGACCCCGTGAGCGGCGCGCCCGTCAAGGCGGCGATCGAGGGCTATGTCACGGCGAGACTTCGCGCCCGGCGCGACGCCGAGGCCGCGCGCGACGCCGAGGCCGCCCGCACGACGTCGGCAGCCGACGCGCCCGCGACACCCCTTCTTGGCGAGACGCCGGATGCTGAGCGCCGAACGATCCCGCAGATGCAGGCCGACGCCCTCGTGAGCATCTGCGAGCACGCCCTCGGGTGCGGCGAGAAGGACCTCCCCCTCAACGGCGTGACGGTGGTCGTGCGCATGGACCTCGAGACGCTCCGCGAAGGCACCGGCACCGCCGAGATCGACGGCATCGACGCCCCGATATCCGCATCCGCCGCCCGAAAGCTCGCGTCGAGCGCCTCCATCATCCCCGCCGTGCTCGGCGGCGACAGCGAAATCCTCGACTGGGGCCGCGAACGACGGCTCTACTCCAAGTCCCAGAAGCTCGCCCTTGGCGAGCGCGACGGCGGGTGCGCCGGGTGCGCGCTTCCGCCGCAGTTCACGAAGGTGCATCACATCCGCTGGTGGTCGCGAGACGTCGGCCCCACCGACCTCGACAACGGGGTGCTGCTGTGCGAATCGTGCCACCACCGCGTCCATGACAACGGGTGGGACATACAGGTCGAAGGCACCGGCAGAAGAGCCAAGGTGCGGTTCATCCCTCCCACCTACATCGACCCCGCCCGCACCCCGCGCCTCGGCGGGCGCGCTCGATACGACTTCGCCGCATGA
- a CDS encoding VanZ family protein — translation MSPAPDRGEPAIADAPPLAPAPPSTAAVATLHLRRTQGRGIRLLVIYGVMLALIAFWPTPVDRGASDFLDAITRAVPWLTYDLIETTANVALFVPFGVLLALVLPLHRGLVVPIALATTLVIESGQALILAERTPSLRDIVANVLGAAIGLAIVHLRERRKIPD, via the coding sequence GTGTCGCCGGCGCCCGATCGAGGGGAGCCCGCCATCGCCGATGCACCCCCGCTCGCGCCCGCGCCGCCCTCCACAGCGGCGGTCGCCACCCTCCACCTGCGTCGCACGCAGGGGCGCGGCATCCGTCTGCTCGTCATCTACGGTGTGATGCTCGCGCTCATCGCGTTCTGGCCGACACCCGTGGACCGCGGCGCATCCGACTTTCTCGATGCGATCACGCGGGCGGTGCCGTGGCTGACGTACGACCTCATCGAAACGACGGCGAATGTCGCGCTCTTCGTGCCGTTCGGGGTGCTGCTGGCGCTCGTGCTTCCGCTGCACCGCGGACTCGTCGTGCCGATCGCCCTCGCCACCACGCTCGTCATCGAGTCGGGGCAGGCGCTGATCCTCGCCGAGCGCACGCCGAGCCTGCGCGACATCGTCGCCAACGTGCTGGGCGCCGCCATCGGCCTCGCGATCGTGCACCTGAGGGAGCGGCGCAAGATTCCGGATTGA
- a CDS encoding caspase family protein, translating into MTTHAVLIGVRAPQALRWSSAQSRFEPAAGALREGDIAFARLDGVANDLDAYARILENSEVDSGALQVERLDEPARTTLASVTTELSRHVDPRHPCTCSTLVIVMVGHGFRWMAYDDSEPDRMDELFALSDLPLIDDWWVPFWKGARTDMKAVVIVDSCHSDSIAYRAAPIEPVIHYDTTSAGPRRVLISAAMQEQQARERSFGNKVQGVLTRELLRSWDTPANRGSYSTWYDYASRFVNNPYQTAVMRVVDPLASMERELPFV; encoded by the coding sequence GTGACCACGCACGCGGTGCTCATCGGTGTCAGGGCGCCACAGGCACTCCGCTGGTCATCCGCTCAGAGCCGTTTCGAGCCCGCGGCCGGCGCTCTGCGAGAGGGCGACATCGCGTTCGCGAGGCTCGACGGCGTAGCGAACGACCTCGATGCCTATGCGCGGATTCTGGAGAACTCCGAGGTCGACAGCGGTGCGCTTCAGGTCGAGCGGCTCGACGAACCGGCCCGGACAACCTTGGCATCCGTCACCACCGAGCTCTCGCGTCACGTCGACCCGCGGCATCCCTGCACGTGCTCGACGCTGGTGATCGTGATGGTTGGCCACGGCTTCCGGTGGATGGCGTACGACGACAGCGAGCCGGACCGCATGGACGAGCTGTTCGCGCTCTCGGATCTGCCGCTCATCGACGACTGGTGGGTTCCGTTCTGGAAGGGCGCCCGAACCGACATGAAGGCGGTCGTGATCGTGGACTCGTGCCACTCCGATTCGATCGCCTACCGCGCGGCACCCATCGAGCCCGTGATCCACTACGACACCACGAGCGCGGGGCCTCGTCGTGTGCTGATCTCGGCGGCGATGCAGGAGCAACAGGCGCGCGAGCGTTCTTTCGGTAACAAGGTGCAGGGAGTCCTCACGCGCGAGCTGCTGCGCTCGTGGGACACGCCCGCGAATCGGGGGAGCTACAGCACGTGGTACGACTACGCGTCGCGCTTCGTGAACAACCCGTATCAGACCGCCGTGATGCGGGTGGTGGACCCCTTGGCGAGCATGGAGCGCGAGCTTCCGTTCGTGTGA
- a CDS encoding GDP-L-fucose synthase family protein yields the protein MTTATDGVSYAPGILDRDATFYVAGHRGLVGSAIVRRLDAAGFTNIVGKTSAELDLKNRDDVFEYLGEIRPRYLVLAAAKVGGILANSTYPVDFLSDNLRIQSNVLDAALANDVERVAFLGSSCIYPKFAEQPIREDSLLTGRLEPTNDAYAIAKIAGIMNIQAVRRQYGLPWISAMPTNLYGPNDNFSPKGSHVLPALIRRYDEAVRSGASSVTNWGSGTPRREFLHSDDMADAVLHLLEHYDGPEQVNVGTGTDVTIREVADTIARVVGFEGETEWDTSKPDGTPQKLLDVSKLTDAGWTSKIPLEEGLERTVTWYREHAGAIRV from the coding sequence ATGACCACCGCGACCGACGGTGTCTCATACGCGCCCGGGATACTCGATCGCGACGCGACCTTCTACGTCGCGGGCCACCGCGGGCTGGTGGGCTCAGCCATCGTGCGACGGTTGGATGCTGCGGGCTTCACGAACATCGTCGGCAAGACGTCCGCCGAACTCGACCTCAAGAACCGCGACGACGTCTTCGAGTACCTGGGCGAGATCAGGCCGCGGTACCTCGTGCTCGCTGCGGCCAAGGTCGGCGGCATCCTGGCGAACAGCACCTATCCGGTCGATTTCCTGAGCGACAACCTCCGGATCCAGTCCAACGTGCTCGACGCGGCGCTGGCGAACGACGTGGAGCGGGTCGCCTTCCTGGGCTCGTCGTGCATCTATCCGAAGTTCGCGGAGCAGCCGATCCGCGAGGACTCGCTGCTCACCGGACGCCTGGAACCGACGAACGACGCGTATGCGATCGCGAAGATCGCCGGCATCATGAACATCCAAGCCGTGCGCCGCCAGTACGGGCTGCCGTGGATCTCAGCGATGCCCACCAACCTCTACGGGCCGAACGACAACTTCTCGCCGAAGGGGTCGCACGTGCTGCCGGCGCTGATCCGCCGATACGACGAGGCGGTGAGGTCGGGTGCGTCGTCGGTGACGAATTGGGGCAGCGGAACGCCGCGGCGCGAGTTCCTGCACTCCGACGACATGGCCGATGCCGTGCTGCACCTGCTCGAGCACTACGACGGCCCGGAGCAGGTGAACGTCGGGACCGGGACCGACGTCACGATCCGCGAGGTCGCCGACACGATCGCTCGGGTTGTTGGTTTCGAGGGCGAGACCGAATGGGACACCTCCAAGCCCGACGGGACTCCGCAGAAGCTGCTCGATGTGTCCAAGCTCACCGACGCCGGGTGGACGTCGAAGATCCCTCTGGAGGAGGGACTCGAGCGCACCGTGACCTGGTACCGCGAGCACGCCGGCGCGATCCGCGTGTAG
- the gmd gene encoding GDP-mannose 4,6-dehydratase, protein MKRALITGITGQDGSYLAELLLGKGYEVHGLIRRASTFNTQRIDHLYVDPHDPSARLFLHYGDLSDGAGLVSLLVKIHPNEVYNLAAQSHVRVSFDEPVHTADTTGVGTIRLLEAVRSSGIDTKFYQASTSELYGATPPPQNELSPFSPRSPYAAAKLYSFWITKNYREAYGLFAVNGILFNHESPRRGETFVTRKVSRAVARIQAGVQKDLYLGNLDSIRDWGYAAEYVEGMWRMLQVDEPEDFVLATGRGYTIRDFLEASFGHVGLDWQEFVKFDERYLRPTEVDALIGNPAKAAEKLGWKATLDGKDLAKLMVDADIEALEKRPEWIDSVNLASWTPEPSLVGP, encoded by the coding sequence GTGAAGCGTGCACTCATCACCGGGATCACCGGTCAGGATGGCTCTTACCTCGCCGAGCTGCTGCTCGGAAAGGGCTACGAGGTCCACGGCCTCATCCGCCGGGCATCGACCTTCAATACGCAGCGCATCGACCATCTCTATGTGGATCCACACGACCCGAGCGCGCGGCTGTTCCTTCATTACGGCGACCTGAGCGACGGCGCAGGGCTCGTGAGCCTGCTCGTGAAGATCCATCCGAACGAGGTGTACAACCTCGCTGCCCAATCGCACGTGCGGGTGTCGTTCGACGAGCCGGTGCACACCGCCGACACGACGGGGGTCGGCACGATCCGCCTCCTGGAGGCCGTGCGCTCGTCGGGCATCGACACGAAGTTCTACCAGGCGTCCACTTCGGAGCTCTATGGCGCCACACCCCCGCCGCAGAACGAGCTGTCGCCGTTCTCCCCGCGCTCGCCGTACGCGGCCGCGAAGCTCTACAGCTTCTGGATCACCAAGAACTACCGCGAGGCTTACGGCCTGTTCGCCGTCAATGGGATCCTCTTCAACCACGAGTCTCCGCGACGCGGAGAGACCTTCGTGACCCGCAAGGTCTCGCGCGCGGTCGCCCGGATTCAGGCGGGTGTGCAGAAGGACCTCTACCTCGGCAATCTCGACTCCATCAGAGACTGGGGCTATGCGGCCGAGTACGTGGAAGGAATGTGGCGGATGCTGCAGGTCGACGAACCGGAGGACTTCGTGCTCGCGACGGGCCGCGGTTACACGATCCGCGACTTCCTGGAGGCATCGTTCGGGCACGTGGGCTTGGACTGGCAGGAGTTCGTGAAGTTCGACGAACGCTACCTGCGCCCGACCGAGGTCGACGCCCTCATCGGCAACCCGGCGAAGGCCGCCGAGAAGCTCGGGTGGAAGGCCACGCTCGACGGCAAGGATCTCGCGAAGCTCATGGTCGACGCCGACATCGAGGCACTGGAGAAGCGTCCGGAGTGGATCGACTCGGTCAACCTGGCCTCGTGGACGCCCGAGCCGTCGCTGGTTGGCCCATGA
- a CDS encoding UDP-glucose dehydrogenase family protein codes for MRLSVIGCGYLGAVHAAAMASIGHDVVGIDVDARKVASLSKGEAPFFEPGLQEILTEGIASGRLRFTTDMAAAAGAAVHFVGVGTPQQKDGYAADLTYVNAAVDALLPYLTPGDIVAGKSTVPVGTAADLTPRIEATGATLVWNPEFLREGFAVKDTIDPDRLVVGVPAGEPGHTAADTLREVYHPSVAKNTPFIVTDLATAELVKVAANAFLATKISFINAMAEIAEVTGADVTQLADAIGHDVRIGRRFLGAGIGFGGGCLPKDIRAFSARAEELGRGESVAFLREVDAINLRRRERAVQLVLEALDGSVFKKNITVLGAAFKPHSDDIRDSPALDVAVRLHGLGAWVTITDPAAIDNAQRLHPQLNYVEDRDEALREADAIILVTEWDEYRRDLTPEHAATLTRGKVAIDGRNGWDATAWRDAGWAYHGMGRP; via the coding sequence ATGCGTCTGTCTGTCATCGGCTGCGGGTACCTCGGCGCCGTCCACGCCGCCGCGATGGCCTCGATCGGTCACGATGTCGTCGGTATCGACGTCGACGCGCGCAAGGTCGCGTCGCTGTCCAAGGGCGAGGCACCGTTCTTCGAGCCCGGGCTGCAGGAGATCCTCACCGAGGGCATCGCGTCCGGCCGGCTCCGGTTCACCACCGACATGGCCGCCGCCGCCGGCGCGGCAGTGCACTTCGTGGGCGTCGGCACCCCGCAGCAGAAAGACGGCTACGCCGCCGACCTCACCTACGTCAACGCCGCCGTCGACGCCCTGCTGCCCTACCTGACCCCGGGTGACATCGTGGCCGGCAAATCGACCGTCCCGGTCGGCACCGCCGCCGACCTCACCCCCCGCATCGAGGCCACCGGCGCCACCCTGGTCTGGAACCCCGAGTTCCTCCGCGAAGGATTCGCGGTCAAGGACACCATCGACCCCGACCGGCTCGTCGTCGGCGTGCCCGCCGGCGAGCCCGGCCACACCGCCGCCGACACACTCCGCGAGGTGTACCACCCGTCCGTCGCGAAGAACACCCCGTTCATCGTCACCGACCTCGCCACGGCCGAACTGGTCAAGGTCGCCGCGAACGCGTTCCTGGCCACCAAGATCTCGTTCATCAACGCGATGGCCGAGATCGCCGAGGTCACCGGCGCCGACGTCACCCAGCTCGCCGACGCCATCGGCCACGACGTGCGCATCGGCCGCCGCTTCCTCGGCGCCGGCATCGGCTTCGGCGGCGGCTGCCTGCCCAAAGACATCCGCGCGTTCTCCGCCCGCGCCGAAGAACTCGGCCGCGGCGAATCGGTCGCGTTCCTCCGCGAAGTCGACGCGATCAACCTCCGCCGCCGCGAACGCGCCGTGCAGCTCGTCCTCGAAGCACTCGACGGATCCGTGTTCAAGAAGAACATCACCGTCCTCGGCGCCGCGTTCAAACCCCACAGTGACGACATCCGCGACTCCCCCGCCCTCGACGTCGCCGTCCGCCTGCACGGCCTGGGCGCCTGGGTCACCATCACCGACCCCGCCGCGATCGACAACGCCCAGCGCCTGCACCCGCAGCTGAACTACGTCGAAGACCGCGACGAAGCCCTCCGCGAAGCCGACGCCATCATCCTCGTCACCGAATGGGACGAATACCGCCGCGACCTCACCCCCGAACACGCCGCCACCCTCACCCGCGGCAAAGTCGCCATCGACGGCCGCAACGGCTGGGACGCCACCGCCTGGCGCGACGCCGGCTGGGCCTACCACGGCATGGGACGCCCCTGA
- a CDS encoding 4'-phosphopantetheinyl transferase family protein, translating to MPRSEAGGDSRRTLVSARGVHVVTGRVPGADSGFDAEDAAQLLGTDAATLGSLDETRIASYLTARQWVRDIVTGRLRRPWSGFEATPRGVKPRLADSTLDVSIAHAGDRLVVGVVEHGRIGVDVELVASVFDQPSLARRLCTPAERRRADALGPAERRAWLTQLWTVKESYAKALGAGLSLDFRQLDGAALRHRVAVRGVLTPATGASRAKIAVSWVDAAPSCSPSSVRAI from the coding sequence GTGCCGAGGAGTGAAGCCGGCGGCGACAGCCGGCGCACGCTCGTCTCCGCGCGGGGCGTGCACGTCGTGACGGGCCGCGTCCCCGGTGCCGACTCCGGCTTCGATGCCGAGGACGCCGCCCAGCTTCTCGGAACGGATGCCGCCACCCTCGGCTCGCTCGACGAGACACGTATCGCGTCGTACCTCACGGCGCGCCAGTGGGTGCGCGACATCGTCACCGGGCGCCTGCGGCGGCCCTGGAGCGGGTTCGAGGCGACCCCGCGCGGGGTGAAGCCGCGGCTCGCCGACTCGACGCTGGACGTCAGCATCGCCCACGCGGGAGACCGGCTCGTCGTGGGGGTGGTCGAACACGGGCGGATCGGCGTCGACGTCGAGCTCGTGGCATCCGTCTTCGATCAGCCGTCGCTCGCCCGTCGCCTGTGCACCCCTGCCGAGCGCCGACGCGCCGACGCGCTGGGGCCGGCCGAGCGGCGGGCGTGGCTCACGCAGCTGTGGACCGTGAAGGAGTCGTACGCGAAGGCGCTGGGGGCGGGTCTGTCGCTGGACTTCCGGCAGCTCGACGGTGCCGCTCTGCGTCACAGAGTCGCGGTTCGCGGTGTGCTGACTCCCGCGACGGGGGCGAGTCGTGCAAAGATCGCTGTCAGCTGGGTCGATGCTGCCCCTTCCTGTTCTCCCTCGTCCGTTCGGGCGATCTAG
- a CDS encoding acyl carrier protein, with the protein MPVQLTATEIEQWLVGRVVAYGKIQADAFTIDTPLAELGLDSVYALTLCGDIEDEFQLEVDPTIVWDHPTIRELAEGIRQRAEE; encoded by the coding sequence ATGCCTGTACAGCTGACCGCCACCGAGATCGAGCAGTGGCTCGTCGGACGCGTCGTCGCCTACGGCAAGATCCAGGCCGACGCCTTCACGATCGACACGCCCCTGGCAGAGCTCGGACTCGACTCCGTCTACGCCCTCACGCTCTGCGGCGACATCGAGGACGAGTTCCAGCTCGAGGTCGACCCGACGATCGTGTGGGACCACCCCACGATCCGCGAGCTCGCCGAAGGCATCCGTCAGCGTGCCGAGGAGTGA
- a CDS encoding acyl-CoA dehydrogenase family protein, which yields MTAVATGVGAGTLAPVRAFDAFLGDPADDDAVISTSRSVLLDERSAFPDDEITAVTAFGLQRWYIPAAHGGALTDALVPLLMIRHLARRDFTVAAAHGKTFLGAICAWVADGSIATRMAGLVETGGPVSWGLTERGRGSDLSRSATTAQLGADAVRVDGGKWPINNAVRCRAMTVLARSDERGGPRSLSLVLVDKDEAEPATIGYEPKVASHGLRGANLAGIRFEGSVVGPDTVVGPEGHGLEIVLKSLQLTRPFTTGLSMGAVDRALQTALDAAAVPDGAHGRLLDSPTARRSLGVAVADALLVECLMLVGVRSAHAVPAEMALVSALVKFLGPDTADLLFRDLTRLLGARALVVGTETSGALHPSAFGAFQKAARDSRVVGIFDGNSVVNLNMIVNELPNQLRPAPTPPLAEVLAPLRADAHFDALDTTALRLVTRHGSRLLRSLPAFVDAVDDGRTSRAAVDAARWIGREYTALLVEAETLPRQSQPDPLAFHLAERFALVFGGACALAVHLARADSVPGPLGDSDVWLAAVLQRVANRLGADPVQAPVADALLDAAVRAHAAGSAVTLLGSWTARS from the coding sequence ATGACCGCGGTCGCGACCGGCGTGGGCGCCGGCACGCTCGCGCCGGTGCGTGCCTTCGACGCGTTCCTCGGCGACCCGGCCGACGACGACGCGGTGATCTCGACCTCGCGGTCGGTGCTGCTCGACGAACGGTCGGCCTTCCCCGACGACGAGATCACGGCCGTGACCGCCTTCGGACTGCAGCGGTGGTACATCCCGGCAGCCCATGGCGGGGCGCTGACCGACGCGCTCGTGCCGCTCCTCATGATCCGCCACCTCGCGCGGCGCGACTTCACCGTGGCCGCCGCGCACGGCAAGACCTTCCTCGGCGCGATCTGCGCGTGGGTGGCCGACGGCTCGATCGCGACGCGCATGGCGGGGCTCGTCGAGACCGGCGGACCCGTGTCGTGGGGACTCACTGAGCGCGGGCGCGGCTCGGATCTGTCGCGTTCGGCGACGACGGCGCAGCTCGGTGCGGACGCTGTCCGCGTCGACGGCGGGAAGTGGCCGATCAACAACGCCGTCCGCTGCCGCGCGATGACGGTGCTCGCCCGCTCCGACGAACGGGGCGGCCCGCGCTCGCTGTCGCTCGTGCTCGTCGACAAGGACGAGGCGGAACCCGCGACGATCGGGTACGAGCCGAAGGTGGCGTCCCACGGACTGCGAGGCGCCAACCTCGCCGGCATCCGCTTCGAGGGATCAGTCGTGGGGCCGGACACCGTGGTCGGCCCCGAGGGCCACGGCCTCGAAATCGTGCTGAAGAGCCTGCAGCTCACCCGGCCCTTCACGACCGGTCTGTCGATGGGCGCCGTCGATCGGGCGCTGCAGACCGCGCTGGACGCCGCCGCCGTGCCGGACGGTGCGCACGGTCGCCTCCTCGACTCTCCGACCGCGCGGCGGTCGCTGGGCGTCGCCGTGGCCGACGCACTCCTGGTCGAGTGCCTGATGCTGGTCGGGGTCCGCTCGGCCCACGCCGTCCCCGCAGAGATGGCGCTCGTCAGCGCGCTGGTGAAGTTCCTCGGCCCCGACACCGCCGACCTGCTGTTCCGCGATCTCACCCGGCTGCTCGGGGCGCGGGCGCTCGTCGTGGGTACCGAGACCTCGGGGGCGCTGCATCCGTCCGCCTTCGGCGCGTTCCAGAAGGCCGCCCGCGACAGCCGCGTCGTCGGCATCTTCGACGGCAACTCGGTCGTCAACCTCAACATGATCGTCAACGAGCTGCCGAACCAGCTGCGTCCGGCACCCACCCCGCCGCTGGCGGAGGTGCTCGCTCCCCTGCGCGCCGACGCGCATTTCGACGCGCTCGACACGACCGCGCTGCGACTGGTGACGCGGCACGGCTCCCGGCTGCTGCGATCGCTGCCGGCGTTCGTCGACGCGGTCGACGACGGGCGGACGTCCCGCGCCGCCGTCGACGCGGCCCGCTGGATCGGCCGCGAGTACACGGCGCTGCTCGTCGAGGCGGAGACGCTCCCCCGGCAGTCGCAGCCCGATCCGCTCGCCTTCCACCTCGCCGAGCGGTTCGCGCTCGTCTTCGGCGGGGCATGCGCGCTGGCCGTCCACCTGGCGCGGGCGGACTCGGTGCCCGGCCCTCTGGGCGACAGCGACGTGTGGCTCGCGGCCGTGCTCCAGCGGGTGGCGAACCGCCTCGGCGCGGATCCGGTCCAGGCTCCGGTCGCCGACGCGCTGCTCGACGCCGCGGTCCGCGCGCACGCGGCGGGCAGCGCGGTGACGCTGCTCGGTTCGTGGACGGCGCGATCATGA